The following proteins are co-located in the Clostridiales bacterium genome:
- a CDS encoding ABC transporter permease: protein MSERLGTEKTRWKNNVREFGILIAFVAIVAVLMIISPDAFAQPKNLIGIVKQASINGILACGMMFVILSDGIDLSVGSTVALAGVMAAHFAHPDTYPVIIPILMGILVGLAVGLLNGIGVAFGGIPPFIITLATMTAVRGVALIASGGSPVYNLSDTFNGIASGFIPGTIVPILAVYFLLIILFSGFILTKTVFGRRIYTIGGNEVAAKVSGINVKRMRLSVYAISGVLAGFAGVLLASRTISGSPTAGQSYELDAIAAVIIGGVSMSGGAGKWYGTLIGALLLAVLANGLDILNVSSNYQMVIKGAIIAIAVLVDIRGKSRNE from the coding sequence ATGAGTGAAAGACTTGGAACTGAAAAAACAAGGTGGAAAAATAATGTAAGAGAGTTTGGTATCTTGATTGCATTTGTTGCAATAGTAGCCGTATTAATGATCATTTCTCCCGATGCATTTGCACAGCCAAAAAATCTCATCGGCATTGTTAAGCAGGCATCCATCAACGGAATACTAGCCTGCGGCATGATGTTTGTTATTTTGTCTGATGGAATTGATCTTTCTGTTGGATCTACTGTAGCTTTGGCTGGCGTTATGGCGGCTCATTTTGCTCATCCTGATACGTATCCTGTAATAATCCCGATTTTGATGGGAATTTTGGTGGGTCTGGCAGTCGGTTTGCTCAATGGAATCGGTGTTGCTTTTGGAGGAATTCCGCCTTTTATCATCACGCTGGCCACAATGACAGCGGTCAGAGGCGTTGCACTCATTGCAAGCGGAGGTTCTCCTGTTTATAACCTTTCCGATACCTTTAACGGAATTGCCAGTGGGTTCATTCCTGGAACCATAGTCCCTATATTAGCGGTATACTTTCTACTTATTATATTGTTCAGCGGGTTTATCCTGACTAAAACCGTATTTGGACGTCGTATTTATACCATCGGCGGAAATGAAGTTGCGGCAAAGGTATCTGGAATCAACGTAAAAAGGATGAGATTGTCTGTCTATGCGATTTCTGGTGTACTTGCGGGGTTCGCAGGCGTATTGCTTGCATCTCGGACCATTTCTGGGTCTCCTACTGCAGGGCAGAGCTATGAGCTGGATGCTATCGCAGCTGTCATCATCGGAGGAGTCAGCATGTCCGGTGGCGCCGGTAAATGGTATGGCACACTCATTGGAGCATTGCTGCTTGCGGTCCTTGCAAACGGACTTGATATTCTTAACGTTTCATCCAACTATCAGATGGTGATCAAAGGAGCAATCATAGCAATCGCAGTTCTGGTTGATATTAGAGGTAAGAGCAGAAACGAGTAA
- a CDS encoding ketose-bisphosphate aldolase → MPLCNMKSLLKEAEQKKKAVGAFNVGNMEMIIAVVKAAEDLNFPVIMQVAEKRLTHSPLDLMGPMMVNAAKRAKVDIAVHFDHGVSFENIQKALDCGFTSVMFDGSLYALEENIKKTSEVVSMASKYGADVEGEIGVVGGNEGGNVNHTICYTDPTDALTFSKRAKLTALAIAIGNAHGNYTVAPDLRFDILEKTAKLVDLPIVLHGGTGLTEEDFKTAIRLGIRKVNIATSCYDALTASAQSYFIKDGHHDFFGLNEAMIEGFYEKVKQHIHIFND, encoded by the coding sequence ATGCCGCTTTGTAATATGAAGTCTCTGCTAAAAGAGGCGGAGCAAAAGAAAAAGGCCGTTGGCGCATTTAATGTGGGCAATATGGAGATGATAATCGCAGTCGTCAAGGCTGCAGAGGATCTCAATTTTCCTGTCATTATGCAGGTGGCTGAAAAACGTTTGACTCACTCACCTCTTGATTTGATGGGTCCCATGATGGTGAATGCAGCCAAAAGAGCTAAGGTTGACATTGCAGTTCATTTCGATCACGGAGTGTCCTTTGAAAACATACAGAAAGCTCTTGACTGCGGCTTTACGTCTGTTATGTTTGATGGCTCTTTGTACGCTCTGGAGGAAAATATTAAAAAAACCAGTGAAGTGGTCTCCATGGCATCCAAGTACGGAGCTGATGTGGAAGGCGAAATCGGTGTAGTAGGCGGAAACGAAGGCGGAAATGTAAACCATACAATATGCTACACGGATCCGACTGACGCTCTAACCTTTTCCAAACGCGCCAAGCTGACCGCTTTAGCCATCGCCATAGGTAATGCACATGGGAACTACACCGTTGCTCCTGACCTCCGATTTGACATTTTGGAAAAGACAGCCAAGCTGGTAGATCTGCCGATTGTGCTCCATGGGGGAACAGGGCTTACGGAAGAAGATTTTAAAACGGCTATCCGACTTGGAATCAGGAAGGTAAATATTGCAACTTCCTGCTACGATGCCCTTACAGCATCAGCCCAGTCCTATTTCATCAAGGATGGACACCATGATTTCTTCGGTCTAAATGAAGCAATGATAGAGGGCTTTTACGAAAAAGTGAAGCAGCATATTCATATTTTTAATGACTAG
- the iolC gene encoding 5-dehydro-2-deoxygluconokinase has protein sequence MKYVNFDSKRPMDLVLLGRIAIDFNPVDYFKTLTESTTFRKYLGGSPANIAVGMARLGKRIGFFARVSDDRFGDFVVEYFENEGIDVSRIKRCVNGEKLGLTFTEILNESESSILMYRNDIADLQLDVSDIDEAYIKNSKALLLSGTALAESPSREAALRALSLAKKTNTPVIFDIDYREYNWRSKDEISIYYSIVARQSDIILGSREEYDLTERLIEPGRNDAETAAYWHGQGAKVVVIKHGKAGSTAYTNDGEKYSIKPFPVKALKSFGGGDGYAAAFLFGLLEGLPMQDCLELGSASASLLVASHACSEDMPTLDVIKEFIVKSKQEHGDMVAKAD, from the coding sequence ATGAAGTACGTTAACTTTGATTCTAAGAGGCCAATGGATCTTGTATTACTTGGAAGAATCGCTATAGATTTTAATCCTGTCGATTATTTCAAAACATTGACAGAAAGCACCACATTCAGAAAATATCTTGGTGGTTCCCCTGCGAATATTGCGGTGGGGATGGCAAGACTGGGAAAACGCATCGGCTTTTTCGCCAGAGTATCCGATGATCGTTTCGGAGATTTTGTCGTTGAATATTTCGAGAATGAAGGAATTGACGTTTCTCGGATTAAAAGATGCGTCAACGGAGAAAAACTTGGTCTGACCTTTACAGAAATTCTCAATGAAAGTGAAAGCAGCATTCTAATGTATCGAAACGATATCGCAGATCTTCAGCTGGACGTTTCCGACATCGATGAAGCATATATTAAAAACAGTAAAGCGCTCCTGCTTTCAGGCACAGCACTGGCAGAAAGCCCATCGAGAGAAGCTGCTCTGCGGGCACTTTCCCTAGCGAAGAAGACCAATACACCTGTTATTTTTGATATTGACTACAGAGAATACAACTGGAGAAGCAAGGATGAAATTTCAATCTACTATTCCATCGTTGCAAGACAAAGTGATATAATCCTTGGTTCCAGGGAAGAATATGATTTGACGGAACGGCTCATCGAACCAGGCAGAAATGATGCAGAAACAGCAGCCTATTGGCACGGTCAAGGTGCAAAGGTTGTCGTAATCAAGCATGGTAAAGCCGGCTCCACAGCATATACCAATGATGGTGAAAAATATTCCATCAAGCCGTTTCCTGTCAAAGCACTGAAATCCTTCGGCGGCGGAGATGGATATGCCGCAGCTTTCCTGTTTGGTTTGCTGGAAGGCCTCCCAATGCAGGATTGTCTTGAGCTGGGAAGCGCTTCTGCTTCACTGCTGGTTGCAAGCCATGCCTGCTCCGAGGACATGCCGACTCTAGATGTAATCAAAGAGTTTATCGTAAAATCAAAACAAGAACACGGCGATATGGTTGCAAAAGCAGATTAA
- a CDS encoding sugar ABC transporter substrate-binding protein → MVMAVFAGCAGKVTDEESEGGSKDAPKKFALFMTHMSNAFTIELSDAVKAQAAELGVELTVNDAAQDVAKQISQIETAVNQGVDGIIIEPVSVDGILPGVKMAKEAGVTVVIVNQQISDPSAANAYVGVSNADGGEMEMTKAAEDIGGAGNVAFLYGPMGSDAQLGRLEGYQRVLSKNPDIKVAFESTAEWDTAKALSLVENWLQANKDLKAIVAQNDGMALGALKAIEDAKLQDSIKVYGLDATPDALQAVKDGRLAATVSQSTTAQGSEAMKACFAIASGETVDAEILVDFTLITKDNVDQFLK, encoded by the coding sequence ATGGTGATGGCTGTTTTTGCAGGATGTGCCGGAAAAGTTACTGACGAAGAGAGTGAAGGCGGAAGCAAAGATGCTCCGAAGAAGTTTGCGTTGTTCATGACACACATGTCAAACGCATTCACCATTGAGCTGTCTGATGCAGTGAAAGCACAGGCTGCTGAATTGGGTGTTGAACTGACCGTTAATGATGCGGCGCAGGATGTAGCGAAGCAGATCAGCCAAATCGAAACAGCTGTAAATCAGGGTGTTGATGGAATCATCATTGAGCCGGTTTCCGTTGACGGAATCCTGCCTGGCGTAAAAATGGCCAAAGAAGCCGGAGTTACGGTCGTAATTGTAAATCAGCAGATCAGTGATCCTTCTGCAGCGAATGCTTATGTTGGTGTATCCAATGCAGACGGCGGAGAGATGGAAATGACAAAGGCTGCTGAGGACATCGGCGGCGCCGGAAATGTTGCCTTCTTATATGGACCGATGGGTTCTGATGCTCAGCTTGGAAGATTGGAAGGATATCAGAGAGTTCTTTCTAAAAATCCCGATATCAAGGTTGCATTTGAAAGCACCGCTGAATGGGACACTGCAAAGGCTCTCAGCTTAGTAGAAAACTGGCTTCAGGCCAATAAGGATCTTAAGGCAATCGTTGCACAGAATGACGGGATGGCTCTTGGAGCACTGAAAGCCATCGAAGATGCAAAATTGCAGGATTCCATCAAAGTTTACGGCCTTGATGCCACACCAGATGCGCTGCAGGCTGTAAAAGACGGCAGACTTGCTGCAACAGTATCTCAGAGCACTACTGCTCAGGGTTCAGAAGCGATGAAAGCTTGTTTTGCAATTGCCAGCGGTGAAACGGTGGATGCTGAAATCCTTGTTGATTTTACGCTGATTACAAAGGATAATGTAGATCAATTCTTAAAGTAA
- the iolD gene encoding 3D-(3,5/4)-trihydroxycyclohexane-1,2-dione acylhydrolase (decyclizing), whose translation MNTTKMTMGQALVKFLDNQYVSMDGVETKFVEGVFTIFGHGIVCGLGQALDENPGQLRVYQGRNEQGMAHVASGFAKQNNRRKIIACASSIGPGAANMVTAAATATVNNIPLLLLPGDVFATRQPDPVLQQIEQPTSLSISTNDAFKPVTKYWDRVNRPEQLMSAMINAMRVLTDPAETGAVCVAIPQDVQGESFEYPDYFFEKRVHKITRPTPVAEELEEVIEAILSSKRPIVICGGGVRYSEAGKALEEFCEAFHVPFGETQAGKSACKSSSPYCLGGIGVTGNLAANTLAETADLVIAVGTRLSDFTTGSKSLFQNPDVKFVSINASRFHAYKADSIKAVGDAKAALTALTVALKEKGYKSTYQNEIKEMRAAWNHQMEFFAKYAYDDNFKPIVEARDPRTVEEFVELTGGTITQTSALCLIRKMIPEDSIVVGASGSLPGCLQRMWTTDTRYSYHMEYGYSCMGYEVAASLGAKIASPNQEVYAMTGDGSYLMLHTELVTSLQEGKKINVLLFDNCGFGCINNLQMSNGIGSLATEFRYRTEDQGLSGGLIPIDFAKSAEGYGVKTYSVRTLAELKAALEDSKKQTVSTLIDIKVLPKTMTEGYKSWWHVGIASTSEKEGVNTAYQNKEANLKKARMY comes from the coding sequence ATGAACACAACCAAGATGACCATGGGGCAAGCCCTGGTGAAATTTTTAGACAATCAGTATGTCAGCATGGACGGTGTTGAAACCAAGTTTGTTGAAGGTGTATTCACCATTTTCGGACATGGTATCGTCTGCGGACTAGGGCAGGCTCTGGATGAAAATCCAGGACAGCTGAGAGTATATCAAGGCCGAAATGAGCAGGGTATGGCACATGTGGCTTCAGGCTTTGCAAAGCAGAATAACCGCAGAAAGATCATTGCCTGTGCGTCCTCCATCGGTCCTGGCGCAGCAAACATGGTAACCGCTGCGGCGACAGCTACCGTAAACAATATTCCATTGCTTCTCCTACCGGGAGACGTATTCGCCACAAGACAGCCTGATCCCGTGCTTCAGCAGATCGAGCAGCCTACAAGCCTGTCCATCTCCACAAATGACGCGTTCAAACCCGTTACGAAATATTGGGATCGTGTTAACAGACCGGAGCAGCTGATGAGTGCAATGATCAACGCTATGAGAGTACTTACAGACCCCGCTGAAACCGGTGCGGTTTGTGTTGCAATTCCTCAGGATGTTCAGGGTGAAAGCTTTGAGTATCCCGATTATTTCTTTGAAAAACGTGTGCATAAAATCACAAGGCCTACACCTGTTGCTGAGGAACTGGAAGAAGTAATCGAAGCAATTCTAAGCAGCAAACGCCCCATCGTGATTTGCGGCGGCGGTGTTAGATATTCAGAAGCTGGAAAAGCCCTTGAAGAATTCTGTGAGGCATTCCATGTACCTTTTGGTGAAACTCAAGCTGGAAAGAGCGCTTGTAAATCAAGCTCTCCTTATTGTCTGGGCGGTATTGGTGTAACTGGAAATCTTGCAGCAAATACCCTTGCCGAGACTGCAGATCTTGTCATCGCAGTAGGAACAAGGCTTTCTGACTTCACAACTGGATCAAAGTCACTCTTCCAGAATCCAGACGTAAAATTTGTATCCATTAATGCTTCCAGATTCCATGCTTATAAGGCTGACAGCATTAAGGCCGTCGGAGATGCAAAAGCAGCACTGACCGCTTTGACAGTTGCTCTGAAAGAAAAGGGTTATAAGTCTACCTATCAGAATGAAATCAAAGAAATGAGAGCCGCTTGGAATCACCAGATGGAATTCTTTGCAAAATATGCTTATGATGATAACTTTAAGCCAATCGTTGAAGCCAGAGATCCAAGAACCGTTGAGGAATTTGTTGAGCTCACCGGCGGAACCATCACTCAGACTTCAGCACTCTGCCTGATCAGAAAGATGATTCCCGAAGATTCCATCGTTGTTGGCGCTTCCGGAAGTCTGCCAGGCTGCCTGCAGAGAATGTGGACCACAGATACAAGATATTCTTATCACATGGAATACGGGTATTCCTGCATGGGCTATGAGGTAGCTGCATCTCTGGGTGCGAAAATTGCTTCTCCTAACCAGGAAGTATATGCAATGACAGGAGACGGAAGCTATCTGATGCTTCATACCGAGCTCGTCACATCGCTGCAAGAAGGCAAAAAGATCAACGTACTTCTCTTTGATAACTGCGGATTTGGCTGTATCAACAACCTGCAGATGTCAAACGGTATCGGAAGCCTTGCTACAGAATTTAGATATCGTACAGAAGATCAGGGGCTGAGCGGTGGTCTGATTCCGATTGACTTTGCAAAATCTGCTGAAGGATATGGAGTGAAGACATACAGTGTCAGAACCCTTGCAGAGCTGAAGGCTGCCCTAGAGGATTCCAAAAAGCAGACCGTATCAACTCTGATTGATATCAAAGTTCTTCCAAAGACAATGACAGAGGGATACAAATCATGGTGGCATGTGGGTATCGCAAGCACTTCTGAGAAGGAAGGCGTAAACACTGCTTACCAGAACAAAGAAGCTAATCTGAAAAAGGCGAGAATGTATTAA
- a CDS encoding sugar ABC transporter ATP-binding protein, with the protein MEYILEMNDICKSFSGVKVLDKVSLRIRAGEVHALMGENGAGKSTLMKILMGIYKADSGQISINGEPVTVGGPKDAIAKGISMIHQELNPVLDMEVSENIFIGRELKTSGPIKLVDRAGMRKEAGNLLQSMDIGINPRTITRFLSVAEMQLVEIVKAISLNSRIVIMDEPTSAITDKEVQVLFQQIKRLKEQGVAIIYISHKMDEIFKISDSITVLRDGTLAGTGRSADLDPDKLISMMVGREIKEVYPKEETEVKDVVLEVKNLNSGKRVKDISFYLKSGEVLGIAGLVGSGRSELAETIFGIRPSTSGSILIHGKETSIRHPKEAIARKMAMITEDRKQTGLNLKTTVEQNISLVSLGKLSKNGIIDKKKEAEAAEKYMKSLKIKTFSRKTPVVSLSGGNQQKVVLAKWLLSEPEIIIFDEPTRGIDVGAKRDIYLLIGELAKQGKAVIVISSEMPEVMGISDRILVMCEGSIAGELKREAFTQEAIMNYASARGGKRA; encoded by the coding sequence ATGGAATATATATTGGAAATGAACGATATCTGCAAATCATTCTCGGGCGTTAAAGTACTGGATAAAGTTTCGCTGCGAATAAGGGCGGGAGAGGTTCACGCTCTGATGGGAGAAAACGGAGCCGGTAAATCAACTTTAATGAAAATTCTGATGGGAATTTACAAAGCGGATTCTGGGCAAATCTCCATAAATGGTGAGCCGGTGACGGTTGGCGGACCCAAAGATGCCATTGCAAAAGGCATCTCTATGATTCACCAGGAACTAAACCCGGTTTTGGATATGGAAGTTTCCGAAAACATTTTTATCGGAAGAGAACTAAAAACGTCTGGTCCTATCAAACTGGTGGACAGGGCTGGAATGCGTAAAGAGGCTGGAAATCTCTTGCAGAGCATGGATATCGGTATCAACCCGAGGACAATTACAAGATTTCTGAGTGTTGCCGAAATGCAGCTTGTGGAAATTGTAAAAGCAATTTCGCTGAATTCCAGAATAGTAATTATGGATGAGCCTACCTCAGCGATTACAGACAAGGAAGTTCAGGTTCTATTCCAGCAGATTAAAAGATTAAAAGAGCAGGGCGTTGCAATTATCTATATTTCACACAAAATGGATGAAATATTTAAAATATCCGACTCGATCACTGTGCTGCGGGATGGAACGCTTGCCGGGACCGGCAGGAGCGCTGATCTTGATCCTGATAAACTGATCTCAATGATGGTGGGAAGAGAAATCAAGGAGGTCTATCCGAAAGAAGAAACTGAAGTTAAGGATGTTGTTCTTGAAGTTAAAAATCTAAACAGCGGCAAAAGGGTCAAAGACATCAGTTTCTATTTAAAAAGTGGGGAGGTTCTTGGGATTGCTGGTTTGGTCGGTTCGGGAAGAAGCGAACTTGCAGAGACGATCTTCGGAATTCGTCCAAGCACTTCCGGAAGTATATTGATCCATGGCAAGGAAACTTCAATTCGCCATCCAAAGGAAGCCATTGCCCGCAAGATGGCAATGATTACGGAGGATCGGAAGCAGACCGGACTAAACCTGAAAACCACGGTGGAACAGAATATCTCTTTGGTTTCCCTTGGGAAGCTCTCTAAAAACGGGATTATTGATAAAAAGAAGGAAGCGGAAGCTGCCGAGAAATATATGAAGTCGCTGAAGATCAAGACTTTTTCACGCAAGACGCCAGTGGTTTCTCTCAGTGGTGGAAACCAGCAGAAGGTAGTTTTAGCAAAATGGCTGCTCAGTGAGCCGGAAATTATTATCTTTGATGAACCTACAAGAGGAATTGATGTGGGTGCGAAACGGGATATTTATCTTTTGATTGGCGAACTGGCAAAACAAGGAAAGGCAGTCATCGTGATATCTTCTGAAATGCCGGAGGTTATGGGAATCAGTGATAGGATTCTGGTCATGTGTGAAGGTTCCATTGCAGGGGAACTGAAAAGAGAAGCATTTACCCAGGAAGCCATTATGAATTATGCATCTGCAAGAGGAGGAAAAAGAGCATGA